One Trichocoleus desertorum ATA4-8-CV12 DNA window includes the following coding sequences:
- a CDS encoding ABC transporter ATP-binding protein, which translates to MAEPLIELKGVSKTFGKNVVLDNADLTIHRGEALAIIGPSGTGKSTILRIIAGLLAPDAGEVYVQGQRRQGLIEDSADPIGIGMVFQQAALFDSLTVAENVGFLLYEHSNLSRRRIRELVNQKLEMVGLAGIGDRLPAELSGGMRKRVSFARAIMANPDNPDGSPEVLLYDEPTAGLDPIASTVIEDLVRQLQSVQGGCSSYAMVTHQDSTIRRTADRIVFLYQGKVQWQGTVNDIDTTDHPLVRQFFSGSVEGPIQVIG; encoded by the coding sequence ATGGCTGAGCCACTGATTGAACTGAAAGGAGTGTCTAAAACATTTGGCAAAAATGTGGTGTTGGATAATGCAGATCTAACCATTCATCGCGGAGAAGCCCTAGCCATTATTGGCCCTTCTGGAACTGGCAAGTCAACGATCTTGCGAATTATTGCGGGGTTGTTGGCACCAGATGCAGGCGAAGTTTATGTGCAAGGACAACGACGGCAAGGATTGATTGAAGACAGCGCTGACCCGATTGGGATTGGCATGGTATTTCAGCAAGCCGCTTTGTTCGACTCCCTAACGGTGGCAGAGAATGTGGGTTTCCTGCTGTACGAGCATTCCAATTTATCGCGACGACGCATTCGCGAGTTAGTCAATCAAAAATTGGAAATGGTAGGTCTCGCTGGGATTGGCGATCGCTTACCTGCCGAGCTTTCTGGAGGGATGCGCAAACGGGTGAGTTTTGCCCGTGCCATTATGGCAAATCCAGACAATCCAGATGGTTCCCCAGAAGTCCTCCTCTACGACGAACCCACAGCGGGACTAGACCCGATTGCCTCGACAGTGATTGAAGATTTAGTGCGGCAACTACAGAGCGTACAAGGTGGCTGTAGCTCCTACGCTATGGTGACCCACCAAGATAGTACGATTCGCCGGACTGCCGATCGGATTGTGTTTCTTTACCAAGGTAAAGTGCAGTGGCAAGGCACAGTCAATGATATTGATACTACAGATCACCCTTTAGTTCGACAATTTTTTAGTGGCAGTGTAGAAGGACCGATCCAGGTGATTGGTTAA
- a CDS encoding MCE family protein: MRTRTVREGSVGLLILLGLGLFGALILWLRGLSVGNRTYQVIVEFTNVAGLQEGAPVRYRGVVIGKIEGVRPGPNGVDVLLQISSSDLVIPSDVIVEANQSGLISETSIDITPRKILPQGAIAARPLAANCDPAVIVCDGSRLKGQIGISVDELIRASIRFAALYSDPTFFTNVNAAAKNTAEAAAAVSQLSKEVAVLSQSTQANLNTVSASAVTTAAALSEAATQVGLTANQVSGLVTSNRNTLAETLSTIQQTSEQLQVTVQGFSPVLSRFEQSTLLNNLEALSLNAIQASANLRDVSQSLNNPTNVLVLQQTLDSARATFQNAQKITADLDELTGDPAFRDNLRNLINGLSGLVSSTEQLQRQAQLAQVLAPLSTSVPASDQQNQEAVTPASSELEADLRRLIETPATPQETAKALEQVVSPLVAPQGEQKAP, from the coding sequence ATGCGCACCAGAACCGTTCGAGAAGGCTCAGTCGGCTTACTAATTTTGTTAGGTCTGGGTCTATTTGGAGCGTTGATTCTTTGGCTCCGAGGTCTCAGTGTGGGAAATCGTACTTACCAGGTTATTGTCGAATTTACCAATGTAGCTGGGTTGCAGGAAGGAGCCCCAGTCAGGTATCGAGGCGTGGTGATTGGCAAAATCGAAGGAGTACGGCCAGGACCCAACGGTGTAGATGTCCTCTTGCAGATTTCCTCGTCCGATCTTGTCATTCCTAGCGATGTGATTGTCGAGGCGAATCAATCTGGTTTGATTAGTGAAACGTCGATTGATATTACACCGCGTAAAATTTTACCCCAAGGGGCGATCGCGGCTAGACCCTTGGCTGCTAACTGCGATCCAGCAGTGATCGTCTGCGATGGCTCTCGGCTCAAAGGTCAAATTGGCATTAGCGTTGATGAACTAATTCGTGCCAGCATCAGGTTTGCTGCCCTGTATAGTGATCCTACGTTTTTCACAAATGTCAACGCTGCTGCTAAAAATACTGCGGAGGCGGCAGCGGCGGTGTCGCAGTTGTCTAAAGAAGTGGCAGTTCTCAGCCAATCAACTCAAGCAAACTTAAACACGGTTTCTGCTTCAGCAGTCACTACGGCTGCTGCCCTTAGCGAAGCGGCTACCCAGGTGGGTCTAACGGCCAACCAAGTCAGCGGCTTAGTGACTAGCAATCGCAACACACTAGCCGAAACCCTGAGCACAATTCAGCAGACCAGTGAACAACTTCAAGTAACGGTGCAGGGCTTTAGCCCAGTATTAAGCCGATTTGAGCAAAGCACTCTGCTGAATAATTTGGAAGCCCTCTCGCTGAATGCTATCCAAGCTTCCGCCAACTTGCGGGATGTCTCTCAATCGCTCAACAATCCTACGAATGTTCTTGTGTTGCAGCAAACTCTAGATTCGGCGCGCGCGACCTTTCAGAATGCTCAAAAAATTACCGCTGATCTGGATGAGTTGACGGGAGATCCAGCCTTCCGTGACAATCTGCGCAACTTAATTAATGGATTAAGTGGCTTGGTTTCTTCCACAGAACAATTGCAACGGCAAGCACAACTCGCTCAGGTGTTAGCGCCCCTTTCTACCTCAGTGCCTGCTTCAGATCAGCAAAACCAGGAAGCTGTGACGCCCGCTTCGAGTGAACTGGAGGCCGATCTGAGGCGATTGATTGAAACGCCAGCTACACCTCAAGAAACAGCCAAAGCTCTAGAGCAGGTTGTCAGCCCCTTAGTAGCTCCCCAGGGGGAACAGAAGGCACCGTGA
- a CDS encoding histone deacetylase, with amino-acid sequence MLAVIYSDEFLDHKTGRFHPERPERLTATVAALKATPWADQLQWRSPTPIAQRPIMTDLGRVHPPTYIEQIQQLAQGGGGYLDPDTPVSPRSYDVALLAVSAWLDGVDQVLRTGNPVFVLARPPGHHALSDCGMGFCLFSNAAIAAYSALEQPGINRVAILDWDVHHGNGTQAIVEKHPQIAYCSLHESPNYPGTGLATERGFHHNVLNLPMPLGSTMASYQPLFEKQVLPFLTSFQPDLLIISAGYDANHDDPLSGISLKPEDYGIFTQYCLQLTPKIVFGLEGGYDLPSLAKSVVETINRCLV; translated from the coding sequence ATGCTGGCGGTAATTTACTCGGATGAATTTTTGGATCATAAAACTGGGCGTTTTCATCCAGAGCGACCGGAGCGCTTAACGGCGACAGTGGCAGCACTCAAGGCCACACCTTGGGCCGACCAGTTGCAGTGGCGATCGCCCACACCCATTGCCCAACGTCCGATCATGACGGATTTGGGTCGCGTGCATCCACCCACTTACATCGAACAAATTCAGCAATTAGCACAAGGTGGGGGTGGCTATTTAGATCCCGATACGCCCGTTTCTCCGCGCAGCTATGATGTGGCTTTACTCGCCGTTAGTGCTTGGTTAGATGGCGTGGATCAGGTACTGCGAACAGGCAACCCCGTCTTTGTATTAGCTCGCCCACCAGGACATCATGCCCTCAGTGATTGTGGGATGGGCTTTTGTTTGTTTTCTAATGCGGCGATCGCTGCTTATTCCGCTTTGGAGCAACCGGGTATCAATCGGGTGGCGATTCTAGATTGGGATGTGCATCACGGCAACGGTACGCAGGCGATCGTCGAAAAGCATCCTCAGATTGCTTATTGCTCGCTGCATGAGTCTCCTAATTACCCTGGTACAGGCTTGGCAACGGAACGTGGTTTTCATCACAATGTGTTAAATTTACCCATGCCGCTGGGTAGCACAATGGCAAGTTACCAACCCTTATTCGAGAAACAAGTTCTACCGTTTCTCACCAGCTTTCAGCCCGATTTATTAATAATCAGCGCTGGCTATGATGCCAATCATGACGATCCTTTATCTGGCATTTCACTTAAACCAGAAGACTATGGAATCTTTACTCAATACTGTTTGCAATTAACCCCAAAAATCGTCTTTGGTTTAGAAGGTGGCTACGACTTACCTAGCCTTGCAAAATCTGTTGTAGAAACGATTAATAGGTGCCTAGTTTGA
- the lnt gene encoding apolipoprotein N-acyltransferase, whose product MGLTPAPVNAWPLAWIALVPLWAVALQFAKGNHRERSLLGLAWGIGYHGLAVSWITGVHPMTWMGVPWLASLAIALFCWILLTLWGAVLVAMWAGCWGWLAQTLKLPFGVRLLTGVALWCSLESFWSWGPLWWTSVSYTQSPHNLAILHLGQLSGPMVITAAIVAVNGLLAEAWMSYQRSRQGQISESRVRKLAIAPFVIAVALFVGLHLTGWNLYSRALVSPPDAALKVGIIQGNIPNEIKLDVQGWRRALDGYTTGYNQLADQGVAAVLTPEGALPFLWSGSNLTQSSFYQAVRDRGVVAWVGAFGQEGRSITNSLFTVLGNGEIFSRYDKVRLVPLGEYIPFEDVLGRVIDRLSPLDAHMLPGQTGHLFETPFGRAIAGICYESAFAEHFRWQAARGGQFILSASNDAHYSPAMTAQHHAQDVMRAVETDRWVARATNTGYSGVIDPHGRTQWLSGLNIYQLHAATIYRRQTQTLFVRWGDWLTPLLVVLAVVLTLNSWYRR is encoded by the coding sequence ATGGGGCTAACTCCTGCCCCAGTTAATGCTTGGCCGTTAGCCTGGATCGCGTTAGTCCCTTTGTGGGCTGTGGCTTTACAGTTTGCCAAGGGGAATCATCGAGAACGATCGCTCTTAGGTTTGGCATGGGGAATTGGTTATCACGGGCTAGCGGTGAGTTGGATTACGGGGGTCCATCCGATGACCTGGATGGGGGTGCCTTGGTTGGCTAGTTTAGCGATCGCTCTCTTCTGCTGGATACTTCTCACCCTGTGGGGCGCTGTTCTGGTGGCAATGTGGGCTGGTTGCTGGGGCTGGCTGGCGCAAACGCTAAAGCTGCCATTCGGAGTTCGTTTATTAACTGGGGTCGCGCTTTGGTGTAGTTTGGAGTCCTTCTGGAGTTGGGGGCCTTTGTGGTGGACTTCGGTGTCTTATACCCAAAGCCCTCATAACTTAGCCATTTTGCACTTAGGGCAACTGTCTGGCCCGATGGTGATTACGGCGGCAATCGTAGCTGTGAATGGTTTGCTTGCAGAAGCTTGGATGAGTTACCAGCGATCGCGCCAAGGGCAAATTTCTGAAAGTCGAGTCCGAAAGTTGGCGATCGCTCCCTTTGTCATAGCAGTAGCTCTGTTTGTAGGACTGCATCTCACAGGGTGGAATTTGTACAGTCGAGCTTTAGTGTCCCCTCCAGATGCAGCCTTAAAAGTAGGCATTATTCAAGGCAATATTCCTAACGAAATTAAGCTAGATGTGCAAGGTTGGCGGCGGGCTTTGGATGGCTATACCACTGGCTACAATCAGCTAGCCGACCAGGGTGTAGCAGCGGTACTAACACCGGAAGGGGCACTACCTTTTCTATGGAGTGGGTCGAACTTGACGCAGAGTTCTTTTTACCAAGCAGTGCGCGATCGCGGTGTTGTAGCTTGGGTGGGCGCTTTTGGCCAAGAAGGTCGCAGCATTACCAATAGCTTGTTTACCGTGCTAGGCAATGGTGAGATTTTCAGTCGTTACGACAAAGTGAGATTGGTGCCTTTAGGCGAATACATTCCCTTTGAGGATGTCTTAGGGCGGGTAATCGATCGTTTGTCTCCTCTTGATGCTCACATGCTACCTGGGCAAACGGGGCACCTCTTCGAAACTCCTTTTGGCAGAGCGATCGCGGGCATTTGTTATGAATCTGCTTTTGCGGAGCATTTTCGGTGGCAAGCAGCACGGGGAGGGCAATTTATCCTCAGTGCTTCTAATGATGCCCATTACAGCCCAGCCATGACAGCCCAACATCATGCTCAAGATGTCATGCGGGCCGTGGAAACGGATCGTTGGGTAGCCCGTGCTACCAATACAGGCTATTCTGGTGTCATTGATCCCCACGGCAGAACTCAATGGCTGTCAGGGCTAAACATCTACCAACTTCATGCAGCAACTATTTACCGTCGCCAAACCCAAACTCTTTTTGTACGGTGGGGGGATTGGTTAACTCCGTTGCTTGTGGTGCTGGCAGTTGTCCTGACCCTGAATAGCTGGTATCGCCGCTAA
- the gyrA gene encoding DNA topoisomerase (ATP-hydrolyzing) subunit A, with product MSTSPERIVPTDLRNEMSRSYLEYAMSVIVGRALPDARDGLKPVHRRILYAMHELGLTADRPFRKCARVVGEVLGKYHPHGDTAVYDALVRMAQDFSMRAPLINGHGNFGSIDNDPPAAMRYTECRLQSLTMNALLRDIESDTVDFGDNFDGSQQEPLVLPAQIPQLLLNGSSGIAVGMATNIPPHNLGELVDGLTALIQNPDLSDAELIRLIPGPDFPTGGQILGTSGIREAYMTGRGSITMRGVASIETIEHRGRPDREAIIITELPYQTNKAALIEKIAEMVNEKRLEGISDIRDESDRDGMRIVIELKRDAYPRVVLNNLYKQTPIQANFGVNTLALVNGEPQTLALKQCLQVFLDFRIETIIRRTRYELRKAEDRDHMLQGLLIALTNLDTIIDLIRHAADAPTAKQELIDTYGLSEAQSDAILQMQLRRLTALEAEKIQQEHDDLQAQIANLQDILARRERILEIISTEVAQLKATHATPRRTVIEQAEGEIGDIDLIANEKALILLTEQGYIKRMPINTFEAQSRATRGKAGTRMKEDDGVEHFITCCDHDSVLFFSDRGVVYCLKAYQIPVGSRTSRGMPVVQMLPIPRNEKITSIVPVSEFSSDEYLVMLTCGGFVKKTALSAFSNIRTNGLIAISLEENDQLRWVRRARVEDSIIIGSSQGMAIHFRANNEQLRPLGRATRGVKSMNLRPGDQLISMDILPASVVANIASGPEVEEEEELEAEEAVLAETQGPWVLVVTSSGYGKRVPVSQFRLQNRAGKGTIATKFKSRRAVDKLVALRVVNEEDELMIITSRGIIIRQAIKAISSQSRAATGVRVQRLDGDDAIAAVALVPPSVEGTDEEIEE from the coding sequence ATGAGCACCTCCCCAGAGCGGATTGTTCCAACGGATCTGCGGAATGAAATGTCCCGGTCTTACCTGGAATACGCCATGAGCGTAATTGTAGGTCGGGCATTGCCAGATGCGAGGGATGGTCTGAAACCCGTTCATCGTCGAATTCTCTACGCTATGCATGAGCTGGGGCTAACCGCAGACCGCCCCTTCCGTAAATGTGCTCGTGTGGTTGGGGAAGTGCTAGGTAAGTACCACCCTCACGGTGATACAGCCGTTTACGATGCCTTAGTCCGCATGGCCCAAGACTTTTCCATGCGCGCTCCCTTAATTAACGGGCACGGCAACTTTGGCTCCATCGACAACGACCCCCCCGCCGCGATGCGATACACCGAGTGTCGCTTGCAGTCGCTAACGATGAACGCCCTCCTGCGTGACATTGAGTCGGACACCGTTGACTTTGGTGATAACTTCGACGGCTCTCAGCAAGAACCCTTAGTACTGCCAGCCCAGATTCCGCAACTGCTGCTGAATGGCTCCTCTGGAATTGCCGTGGGAATGGCGACCAACATTCCCCCCCACAACTTAGGAGAGCTGGTTGATGGCTTAACCGCCTTAATTCAAAATCCGGATTTGAGCGATGCTGAACTCATCCGCCTGATTCCTGGCCCAGATTTTCCGACTGGGGGTCAAATCCTCGGCACCAGTGGGATTCGCGAAGCATACATGACGGGTCGTGGCTCCATCACCATGCGGGGTGTGGCCAGCATTGAGACGATTGAGCATCGAGGTCGTCCCGATCGCGAAGCCATTATCATTACTGAACTGCCTTACCAAACCAACAAGGCAGCGCTGATCGAAAAGATCGCGGAAATGGTCAACGAGAAGCGCTTGGAAGGCATCTCTGACATTCGAGATGAGAGCGATCGCGATGGTATGCGAATTGTGATCGAACTCAAGCGCGATGCTTATCCTCGCGTTGTGTTGAATAACCTCTACAAGCAAACCCCCATCCAAGCGAACTTTGGGGTGAATACGCTGGCGCTGGTGAATGGCGAACCTCAAACCCTGGCGCTGAAGCAATGTCTCCAGGTCTTCCTTGATTTCCGGATTGAAACGATCATTCGTCGCACCCGCTATGAGTTGCGGAAGGCAGAAGATCGAGATCATATGCTGCAAGGTCTCTTGATTGCACTGACCAATCTAGATACCATTATCGATTTGATTCGGCATGCGGCAGATGCTCCCACCGCGAAGCAAGAGCTAATCGACACTTACGGCCTTTCCGAAGCTCAGTCAGACGCCATTTTGCAAATGCAACTGCGGCGTTTAACGGCCCTAGAAGCAGAAAAAATTCAGCAAGAGCATGATGATTTGCAAGCCCAAATTGCGAATTTGCAAGACATTCTGGCCCGGCGAGAACGAATTCTAGAGATCATCTCCACTGAAGTCGCTCAGCTTAAAGCAACCCACGCCACGCCACGCCGCACTGTGATTGAGCAGGCAGAAGGGGAAATTGGGGATATAGACCTGATTGCCAACGAAAAAGCCCTGATTTTACTCACCGAGCAGGGCTACATCAAACGTATGCCCATCAACACTTTTGAAGCTCAAAGCCGAGCCACCAGAGGTAAGGCGGGCACCCGGATGAAGGAAGACGACGGCGTTGAACACTTCATCACTTGCTGCGACCACGATAGCGTTTTGTTCTTCAGCGATCGCGGGGTAGTTTACTGCCTCAAGGCTTACCAAATTCCAGTCGGGTCGAGGACTTCACGGGGGATGCCAGTGGTGCAAATGCTACCCATTCCCAGAAACGAGAAGATTACCTCTATCGTCCCAGTTTCGGAATTTAGCAGTGACGAATACTTGGTGATGCTGACCTGTGGCGGTTTTGTCAAGAAGACGGCGCTCTCTGCCTTCAGCAACATTCGCACTAACGGCTTGATTGCCATCTCCCTAGAAGAAAACGATCAACTGCGTTGGGTACGGCGGGCGCGCGTGGAAGACAGCATCATCATTGGCTCTAGCCAAGGTATGGCAATTCACTTCCGAGCGAACAACGAGCAACTCCGTCCGTTGGGCCGAGCCACCCGTGGGGTCAAATCCATGAATTTGCGCCCTGGTGATCAACTGATCAGCATGGATATCTTGCCCGCTAGTGTCGTTGCTAATATTGCCTCTGGCCCTGAAGTGGAGGAAGAAGAGGAACTAGAAGCAGAAGAAGCGGTGCTTGCAGAAACCCAAGGGCCTTGGGTGTTAGTGGTGACCAGCTCAGGCTATGGCAAGCGCGTACCCGTGTCTCAGTTCCGGTTACAAAATCGAGCGGGCAAAGGTACGATCGCAACTAAATTCAAGTCGCGGCGTGCTGTTGACAAACTAGTAGCTTTACGGGTCGTCAACGAAGAAGACGAACTGATGATTATTACCAGCCGGGGCATCATCATTCGTCAAGCGATCAAGGCTATTTCTTCGCAGTCACGGGCAGCGACAGGGGTGCGAGTCCAGCGACTAGATGGAGATGACGCGATCGCCGCAGTGGCTTTAGTACCACCTTCGGTTGAAGGCACTGACGAAGAAATTGAAGAATAA
- a CDS encoding cadmium resistance transporter gives MAFIATNLDDLLLLTLFFSQVNSTFRKRHVVIGQYLGFMVLIVASLPGFLGGLVISSAWVGLLGLVPIALGINQLWHRDSAASDGQAIHLVSDSSASGSPAASPQIAASTSWRSLFNPKIYAVAITTIANGGDNIGIYVPLFASSDRHGLGIILSVFLGLLGLWCLIAQWLTRHPSIIQLITRYGNTFVPIILIGLGFFIMFERGTFNLFFPIFR, from the coding sequence ATGGCCTTTATCGCAACGAATCTTGATGATCTGTTGTTGCTAACCCTGTTTTTCTCGCAGGTTAACTCAACGTTCCGGAAGCGTCATGTTGTCATAGGGCAGTACCTAGGCTTTATGGTGCTGATTGTGGCGAGCTTGCCAGGGTTTTTAGGTGGCTTGGTGATTTCTTCAGCTTGGGTGGGGCTGCTAGGACTGGTCCCGATCGCCTTGGGGATCAACCAATTATGGCATCGTGACTCCGCAGCGAGTGATGGGCAGGCTATCCACCTGGTTAGTGATAGCTCAGCTAGTGGTTCTCCGGCTGCATCCCCTCAAATAGCGGCTTCTACCAGTTGGCGGAGTTTATTTAACCCCAAAATTTATGCAGTTGCGATCACCACGATCGCGAATGGGGGTGACAACATTGGCATCTATGTACCCTTGTTTGCCAGTAGCGATCGCCACGGTTTGGGGATCATACTTTCGGTGTTTTTGGGGCTGCTAGGACTTTGGTGTTTGATCGCACAATGGTTAACTCGTCACCCCTCAATCATCCAATTAATTACCCGTTATGGTAATACATTTGTTCCAATTATTTTGATTGGTTTAGGGTTTTTTATCATGTTTGAAAGGGGTACTTTCAACTTGTTTTTTCCAATCTTTAGGTAG
- a CDS encoding alpha/beta hydrolase, whose amino-acid sequence MFAQFQRLQMQTSSVTINLLKGGNGYPILLLHGYPQTHVMWHKVAPYLAQDFTVVVSDLRGYGDSSKPEAEADHASYAKRVMAQDQVEVMQQLGYQEFYVVGHDRGARVAHRMALDYPQRIKKLAALDIVPTYELYATTDQEFATAYYHWFFLIQPHPLPETLIGTNPEYFLRTCLERWSKKFAAFTPEALAEYIRCFSQTEAIRATCEDYRAGASIDLVHDRADLAQKIICPLLVLWGSQGIIGRKYDVLKIWQERAKNVSGEAIASGHFLPEEAPEATYKALYKFLVD is encoded by the coding sequence ATGTTTGCTCAATTTCAGCGGCTACAAATGCAGACTAGTAGCGTGACCATCAACTTGTTGAAAGGTGGCAACGGCTATCCCATCTTGCTACTACATGGCTATCCTCAAACCCATGTGATGTGGCATAAAGTGGCTCCCTATCTGGCCCAAGACTTTACCGTTGTGGTGAGTGATTTAAGAGGTTATGGAGATAGTTCTAAACCGGAAGCAGAAGCTGACCATGCTAGCTATGCCAAGCGAGTCATGGCCCAAGACCAGGTTGAGGTGATGCAGCAGTTGGGCTATCAAGAGTTTTATGTGGTAGGGCACGATCGCGGCGCTAGAGTGGCACACCGCATGGCCTTAGACTATCCTCAGCGCATTAAAAAGTTGGCAGCATTAGATATTGTCCCAACTTACGAGCTGTACGCTACGACCGATCAAGAATTTGCTACAGCCTACTATCACTGGTTTTTTCTGATTCAACCCCACCCCTTACCAGAAACTTTAATCGGTACCAATCCGGAATATTTTCTGCGTACTTGTTTAGAACGCTGGAGTAAGAAATTCGCAGCATTTACACCTGAAGCTTTAGCGGAATACATTCGTTGCTTTAGTCAGACTGAAGCGATTCGAGCAACTTGTGAAGATTACCGAGCTGGAGCTTCGATCGATTTAGTTCACGATCGCGCTGATTTAGCCCAAAAAATTATTTGTCCTCTACTCGTTTTATGGGGTAGTCAAGGCATTATTGGACGCAAATATGATGTTTTGAAAATTTGGCAAGAAAGAGCCAAAAATGTATCAGGTGAGGCGATCGCCTCTGGTCATTTTCTACCTGAAGAAGCTCCAGAAGCCACCTATAAAGCTTTGTACAAATTTCTTGTAGATTAA
- a CDS encoding YvcK family protein translates to MTIGLLKQALNALTQESRQRTPLRVSRWFKWLAPGLFVKRWLLLSAGGVLLTSLGLAIWIKLTPVFTLIQLVQNFLEFITEIIPSYISGPLVIIFGLLLILWGQTRTLGSITEVLMPEGDEELVDVLLNHRRLNRGPKIVTVGGGTGLSTLLRGMKTYSANITAIVTVADDGGSSGRLRREIGVLPPGDIRNCLAALADEERLVTELFQYRFRAGDGLTGHSFGNLFLTAMNDITGNLEQAIAASSEVLAVRGRVLPATLSDVRLWAELADGRRIEGESSITAAQGSIVKIGCTPENPPALPRVLQAIREADYIIIGPGSLYTSVIPNLLVPEIADAIAQRKVPRIYVCNIMTQPGETQGYSVADHIQAIDAACGQRLFDAVLVQSKIPSAHALIRYAQEDSEPVALDRQTVKMLGCRIVLANVMDEDERTGLVRHNSQRLAQILFRWYTRTHSL, encoded by the coding sequence ATGACAATTGGTTTATTAAAACAAGCCCTAAATGCCCTGACGCAGGAATCTCGCCAGCGCACGCCTTTGCGAGTTAGCCGCTGGTTCAAGTGGTTAGCACCTGGATTATTCGTTAAACGCTGGTTACTGCTGAGTGCCGGAGGTGTTCTCCTAACCAGCTTAGGCCTAGCCATCTGGATTAAGCTAACCCCAGTTTTCACCTTGATTCAGCTAGTCCAGAACTTTCTAGAATTTATTACAGAAATTATTCCTAGCTACATTAGCGGGCCGTTGGTAATCATCTTTGGCCTGTTGCTAATTTTGTGGGGGCAAACCCGAACGCTCGGTTCTATCACCGAGGTACTGATGCCAGAAGGAGATGAAGAGTTAGTCGATGTACTACTCAATCACCGTCGTCTCAATCGCGGTCCCAAAATTGTCACGGTGGGGGGCGGCACGGGCCTCTCTACCTTGCTGCGAGGCATGAAAACCTATAGTGCCAACATTACTGCGATCGTGACTGTAGCAGATGATGGTGGTTCCTCAGGCCGCTTGCGTCGTGAAATTGGGGTGTTGCCTCCCGGAGATATTCGCAACTGTCTCGCTGCTTTAGCTGACGAAGAGAGATTGGTGACGGAGCTATTTCAGTATCGGTTCCGGGCTGGCGATGGACTCACAGGACACAGCTTTGGCAACTTGTTCTTAACGGCAATGAATGACATCACGGGGAACTTGGAGCAAGCGATCGCCGCCAGTTCTGAAGTTTTGGCGGTACGGGGTCGAGTTTTACCCGCAACGCTGAGTGATGTGCGCCTATGGGCCGAATTAGCCGATGGCCGTCGGATTGAGGGCGAATCTAGCATTACCGCCGCCCAAGGCAGCATCGTCAAAATTGGTTGTACCCCAGAAAACCCGCCTGCGTTACCCCGTGTATTGCAAGCTATCCGGGAAGCAGACTACATCATTATTGGCCCAGGTAGCCTTTACACCAGCGTTATTCCCAATTTGCTAGTCCCCGAAATTGCCGACGCGATCGCTCAGCGCAAGGTACCCCGCATTTACGTCTGCAATATCATGACGCAACCGGGAGAAACCCAAGGCTACAGCGTAGCGGATCATATTCAGGCGATCGATGCGGCTTGTGGGCAACGGCTGTTTGATGCGGTGCTGGTGCAAAGCAAAATCCCTTCGGCTCACGCCTTGATTCGCTATGCTCAAGAAGATTCTGAGCCAGTTGCACTCGATCGCCAGACCGTAAAAATGCTGGGCTGTCGGATTGTCCTTGCCAATGTCATGGACGAAGATGAACGCACCGGACTCGTGCGGCACAATTCCCAACGCTTGGCTCAAATCCTGTTTCGCTGGTACACTCGCACACACAGTTTGTAG
- the tsaE gene encoding tRNA (adenosine(37)-N6)-threonylcarbamoyltransferase complex ATPase subunit type 1 TsaE yields the protein MAVESLTFVLPDAAATRSLGLTLGQALPAGSTLLLEGDLGSGKTTLVQGLGAGLGIADTIDSPTFTLINEYMEGRLPLYHLDLYRLQSTEVAPLNLESYWEGIDYPLGIMAIEWAERLPYLPESYLQVHLRYQSGAGGGKVGNEAIANPPVFSGRYVELIGVGEFDLEFLQNLAVG from the coding sequence ATGGCAGTTGAGTCTCTTACGTTCGTCCTCCCGGATGCCGCCGCTACGCGATCGCTTGGCTTGACGTTAGGGCAAGCCTTACCTGCTGGTAGTACCCTCCTGCTAGAAGGTGATTTGGGCAGTGGCAAAACTACTTTGGTTCAAGGTTTGGGGGCAGGTTTAGGCATTGCAGACACCATAGATAGCCCTACCTTTACGCTCATTAATGAGTACATGGAAGGTCGGTTGCCACTCTACCACCTAGACTTGTATCGCTTGCAATCTACCGAAGTTGCACCCCTCAATTTAGAGAGTTATTGGGAGGGAATCGACTACCCCCTGGGTATTATGGCGATTGAGTGGGCCGAACGATTGCCTTATTTGCCAGAATCTTACTTGCAGGTGCATTTGCGCTACCAAAGCGGGGCTGGAGGCGGCAAAGTGGGTAACGAAGCGATCGCCAATCCACCAGTCTTTTCTGGACGCTACGTTGAGTTAATCGGTGTAGGTGAGTTTGACCTAGAGTTCCTGCAAAATTTAGCGGTAGGTTAG